In a genomic window of Leisingera caerulea DSM 24564:
- the rnr gene encoding ribonuclease R, with product MSRIPSKAEILDWISANPTHTSKRDIAKAFGIKGADRIDLKRILKELEAEGHLQKRKKTYRDPDQLPPVTVLQVKAPNEDGDLYGRPLEWHGEGVEPIILILPKASDPALGEGDKILAKLQAVPDQDHNYEARLIHRIGTSAKRVLGIFRAGSEGGRIVPIDKAASTEWTVAPDAAKDARDGELVEAEQAGPKGRMGLPRARIVERLGDPAAPKAVSLIAIHQHGIPDHFPDKVVAEADTAKPMGLKGREDLRDLPLVTIDPADARDHDDACFAHADDDPKNPGGHVIWVAIADVATYVRPGSALDREARKRGNSSYFPDRVVPMLPDRLSGDLCSLHEGVPRACIAVRMQVDAEGNKLGHKFVRGLMRSAASLNYAEVQEAQDGSPNEKTAPLLEDVIKPLFAAYKALTRARAEREPLDLDLPERKIVLDDDGHVTSVAFRDRLDAHKLIEEFMILANVAAAETLIQKRSPLLFRVHEEPAPERLEALRETARAAGLNLAKGQVLQTRHLNALLNHAAGTDDAELINISTLRSMQQAYYNPENFGHFGLALRNYAHFTSPIRRYADLIVHRSLISAHGWGNDGLTEEEIERLEETATHISDTERRSMIAERDTTDRYLASYLSERVGNEFEGRISGIARFGAFVKLDETGADGLVPVRSIGREFFHFDPQAGTLTGSDTGLTLAIGQRVTVRLTQAAPVTGGLELELLALENAPMPSGGGQRGRRSPAGRTVKRKAAKSKHKTAKVKRKVERKRRK from the coding sequence ATGAGCCGTATTCCATCCAAGGCCGAGATCCTCGACTGGATCTCCGCCAACCCGACCCATACCTCCAAACGCGACATCGCCAAGGCCTTTGGCATCAAGGGCGCCGACCGCATCGACCTCAAGCGCATCCTCAAGGAGCTTGAGGCCGAGGGCCACTTGCAGAAGCGCAAGAAGACCTACCGCGACCCGGACCAGCTGCCGCCGGTGACGGTGCTGCAGGTGAAGGCGCCGAACGAGGACGGTGATCTGTATGGCCGCCCGCTGGAATGGCATGGCGAGGGGGTGGAGCCGATCATCCTGATCCTGCCCAAAGCCTCGGATCCCGCCCTGGGCGAAGGCGACAAGATTCTGGCCAAGCTGCAAGCGGTGCCGGATCAGGACCACAACTATGAGGCCCGGCTGATCCACCGGATCGGCACCAGCGCGAAAAGGGTGCTGGGCATCTTTCGCGCGGGGTCCGAAGGCGGACGGATCGTGCCGATCGACAAGGCAGCCTCGACCGAATGGACGGTGGCGCCGGATGCCGCAAAGGACGCCCGGGACGGGGAACTGGTCGAGGCCGAACAGGCGGGACCCAAGGGCCGCATGGGCCTGCCCCGAGCCCGCATCGTGGAACGGCTGGGCGACCCTGCCGCGCCCAAGGCGGTGTCGCTGATCGCCATTCACCAGCATGGCATTCCCGACCACTTCCCCGACAAGGTGGTGGCTGAGGCCGACACGGCCAAGCCAATGGGACTGAAGGGCCGCGAGGATCTGCGAGATCTGCCGCTGGTCACCATCGACCCGGCAGATGCGCGCGACCATGACGACGCCTGCTTTGCCCATGCCGACGACGACCCCAAGAACCCGGGCGGCCATGTGATCTGGGTGGCGATTGCCGATGTGGCGACCTATGTGCGCCCGGGTTCGGCGCTGGACCGCGAGGCGCGCAAGCGCGGCAACTCCAGCTATTTCCCCGACAGGGTGGTGCCGATGCTGCCCGACCGGCTGTCGGGCGATTTATGCTCTTTGCACGAAGGCGTGCCGCGCGCCTGTATCGCAGTGCGGATGCAGGTCGATGCCGAGGGCAACAAACTCGGGCACAAGTTCGTGCGCGGGCTGATGCGCTCTGCCGCCTCGCTGAATTATGCCGAAGTGCAGGAGGCGCAGGACGGCAGCCCCAACGAGAAGACCGCACCGCTGCTGGAGGATGTGATCAAGCCGCTGTTTGCCGCGTATAAGGCTCTAACAAGGGCAAGAGCCGAACGCGAGCCGCTGGATCTGGACCTGCCCGAGCGCAAGATCGTTCTGGATGATGATGGCCATGTCACGTCGGTCGCCTTCCGCGACCGGCTGGATGCGCACAAGCTGATCGAGGAGTTTATGATCCTCGCCAACGTGGCCGCTGCGGAGACGCTGATTCAGAAGCGTTCGCCGCTTCTGTTCCGGGTGCATGAAGAGCCCGCACCCGAACGGCTGGAGGCGCTGCGGGAAACCGCGCGCGCGGCAGGCCTCAACCTGGCCAAGGGACAGGTGCTGCAGACCCGGCATCTGAACGCGCTGCTCAATCATGCGGCGGGGACGGATGATGCGGAGCTGATCAACATCTCCACCCTGCGGTCGATGCAGCAGGCCTATTACAATCCGGAAAACTTCGGCCACTTTGGCCTGGCGCTGCGCAACTACGCGCATTTCACCTCGCCGATCCGCCGCTATGCCGATCTGATCGTGCACCGCTCGCTGATCTCGGCGCACGGCTGGGGCAATGACGGGCTGACGGAGGAAGAGATTGAGCGGCTGGAAGAAACCGCCACCCATATCTCCGACACCGAGCGGCGCTCGATGATTGCGGAGCGGGACACCACTGACCGGTATCTGGCGTCTTACCTAAGTGAGCGGGTCGGCAATGAGTTTGAGGGCCGGATCAGCGGCATCGCCCGTTTCGGCGCTTTTGTGAAGCTGGATGAGACCGGAGCGGACGGGCTGGTGCCAGTGCGTTCGATCGGGCGGGAGTTCTTCCATTTCGACCCGCAGGCCGGCACGCTGACCGGGTCCGACACTGGACTAACCCTGGCCATCGGCCAGCGGGTGACGGTGCGGCTGACCCAGGCGGCGCCGGTGACCGGCGGGCTGGAGCTGGAGCTTCTGGCGCTGGAGAATGCGCCCATGCCGTCCGGAGGCGGCCAGCGCGGCCGCCGCAGCCCGGCGGGCCGGACTGTCAAGCGCAAGGCAGCGAAATCCAAGCACAAGACCGCCAAGGTGAAGCGCAAGGTGGAACGCAAGCGGCGGAAATGA
- a CDS encoding TIGR04282 family arsenosugar biosynthesis glycosyltransferase, with protein MKRTLIIMVKEPRPGRVKTRLGRDIGRIPATWWFRHQSARLIRSLRDPRWQIVLAVAPDTAVFSKAWPADMPRLPQGIGDLGARMKRALSGLPSRQKGPVCLIGADIPGITRAHTARAFSALGSHDAVFGPATDGGYWLVGVKHPGRMPRGLFENTRWSTEHALADTLRTLPGWRIALTDTLQDVDTAADLPQR; from the coding sequence GTGAAACGCACCCTGATCATCATGGTCAAGGAGCCGCGTCCCGGCCGGGTCAAGACCAGGCTGGGCCGGGACATCGGCAGGATCCCGGCCACCTGGTGGTTCCGCCACCAGTCCGCCCGGCTGATCCGCTCCCTGCGCGATCCACGCTGGCAGATTGTATTGGCAGTCGCGCCCGATACTGCAGTGTTTTCTAAAGCCTGGCCTGCAGACATGCCCCGCCTGCCGCAGGGAATTGGCGATCTGGGCGCACGCATGAAGCGGGCGCTGTCCGGCCTGCCGTCCAGGCAAAAAGGTCCCGTCTGCCTGATTGGCGCCGATATCCCGGGTATCACCCGCGCACATACCGCCCGCGCTTTCTCAGCCCTTGGCAGCCACGATGCGGTATTCGGACCCGCAACGGACGGCGGTTACTGGCTGGTGGGGGTCAAGCACCCCGGCCGCATGCCCCGCGGCCTGTTCGAAAACACCCGCTGGTCCACCGAACATGCGCTGGCAGATACTCTGCGCACCTTGCCCGGCTGGCGCATTGCGCTGACGGATACCCTGCAGGACGTCGACACCGCGGCTGACCTGCCACAGCGCTGA
- the dapE gene encoding succinyl-diaminopimelate desuccinylase — protein sequence MPQTDPARLTADLIRCPSVTPEEGGALVLLEKLLSAAGFECTRADRGDVSNLFARWGAKGHAKTFGFNGHTDVVPLGDEAAWTMPPFGAEERDGFMYGRGATDMKSGVAAFAAAAIDFVKETPPDGAIILTITGDEEGDAEDGTTALLDYMERQGEKMSVCLVGEPTCPNEMGEMIKIGRRGSLTAWFTVTGVQGHSAYPHRANNPLNAMARLMDRLASHELDQGTEHFDASTLAVVTIDTGNTATNVIPAQSRATVNIRFNDAHSGAGLTEWLQEEADKVAAEFGLEIGMKVKVSGESFITPPGPLSDLVAQAVETETGRKPELSTTGGTSDARFVKNHCPVVEFGLVGKTMHQVDERVEVAQIHQLKSIYARILQDYFASV from the coding sequence ATGCCGCAAACCGACCCCGCCCGCCTGACCGCCGATCTGATCCGCTGCCCTTCGGTCACGCCGGAAGAAGGCGGCGCTCTGGTGCTGCTGGAAAAGCTGCTGAGCGCGGCAGGCTTTGAGTGCACCCGCGCCGACCGTGGCGACGTCTCTAATCTGTTCGCCCGCTGGGGTGCCAAGGGGCACGCCAAAACCTTCGGCTTCAATGGCCATACCGATGTGGTGCCTCTGGGGGATGAAGCCGCTTGGACCATGCCGCCCTTTGGCGCGGAAGAGAGAGACGGGTTCATGTACGGCCGCGGCGCCACTGACATGAAATCTGGGGTCGCCGCCTTTGCTGCTGCTGCCATTGATTTCGTCAAGGAGACCCCGCCGGATGGCGCCATCATTCTGACCATCACCGGCGACGAGGAAGGCGACGCGGAAGACGGCACCACTGCGCTGCTGGACTACATGGAGCGCCAGGGTGAGAAGATGTCGGTCTGCCTGGTGGGTGAACCCACCTGCCCGAATGAGATGGGCGAGATGATCAAGATCGGCCGCCGCGGTTCCCTGACTGCCTGGTTCACGGTGACCGGCGTGCAGGGGCATTCCGCCTATCCGCACCGCGCCAACAACCCGCTGAATGCAATGGCGCGGCTGATGGACCGGCTGGCCAGCCATGAGCTGGACCAGGGCACCGAGCATTTCGATGCGTCCACCCTGGCCGTGGTCACCATCGACACCGGCAACACCGCCACAAACGTGATCCCGGCGCAAAGCCGCGCCACTGTGAACATCCGTTTCAACGACGCCCATTCCGGCGCCGGCCTGACGGAGTGGCTGCAGGAGGAGGCGGACAAGGTTGCCGCGGAGTTCGGGCTGGAGATCGGGATGAAGGTGAAAGTCTCCGGCGAGAGCTTCATCACCCCGCCAGGGCCACTGTCGGATCTGGTCGCACAGGCGGTTGAGACGGAGACGGGCCGCAAGCCGGAACTGTCGACCACCGGCGGCACTTCGGATGCGCGGTTTGTGAAAAATCATTGCCCGGTGGTGGAGTTCGGCCTGGTCGGCAAGACGATGCACCAGGTGGATGAACGGGTCGAGGTCGCGCAGATCCATCAGCTGAAATCCATCTATGCCCGCATTCTGCAGGACTACTTTGCGAGCGTCTGA
- a CDS encoding helix-turn-helix transcriptional regulator — protein sequence MSRTHRLFQLMQALRLGPGPHTAAELGRDLGVSARSIHRDIATLREMGAVIDGEAGYGFTLIEDNALPPMGFRDTELEALVLGLREVELIGDPELATAASEALRKLQARLPPRQAHRLRHAVLAPYRFERPVPPAISAQDLRQAAWDEVEVRFGYTDGYGAVTERQVKPLSVVYFDRSTVLIAWCGLRDAVRVFRLDRMRELEVTDQSFRPHRVPMLRDALEQMREERQAAARTCKD from the coding sequence ATGTCCCGCACTCACCGCCTCTTTCAGCTGATGCAGGCCCTGCGCCTGGGCCCCGGTCCGCATACCGCCGCGGAACTGGGCCGCGACCTGGGCGTTTCGGCCCGCAGCATACACCGCGACATTGCCACGCTGCGCGAGATGGGGGCGGTGATTGATGGCGAGGCGGGCTATGGCTTTACCCTGATCGAGGACAATGCGCTGCCGCCGATGGGCTTTCGCGACACTGAGCTGGAGGCGCTGGTGCTGGGACTGCGCGAGGTGGAGCTGATCGGCGATCCGGAACTGGCGACCGCGGCCTCGGAAGCATTGCGCAAGCTGCAGGCGCGGCTGCCGCCCCGGCAGGCGCACCGGCTGCGCCATGCGGTGCTGGCACCCTACCGGTTCGAGCGCCCGGTGCCGCCGGCGATTTCGGCACAGGACCTGCGGCAGGCGGCCTGGGACGAGGTGGAGGTGCGCTTTGGCTATACCGATGGCTATGGTGCGGTGACCGAGCGGCAGGTGAAACCGCTGAGCGTGGTCTATTTCGACCGCTCCACCGTGCTGATTGCCTGGTGCGGCCTGCGCGACGCCGTGCGGGTGTTCCGGCTGGACCGGATGCGGGAGCTGGAAGTGACAGACCAGAGCTTCCGCCCGCACCGGGTGCCCATGCTGCGGGATGCACTGGAGCAAATGCGCGAGGAACGGCAGGCGGCAGCCCGCACATGCAAGGACTGA
- a CDS encoding DUF1801 domain-containing protein, translating into MIPPFASPEIEAAFDVPDSQARVGLLVLRQLIFDTAAQTPEAGRIEEALRWGQPSYLTPETKAGSTIRLGIPKGARFALFVHCQSRLIPEFAAAFPAWDRFEGTRAVLFNHPAEVEPIRHGWLIKRALTYRISPPLEIPA; encoded by the coding sequence ATGATCCCGCCCTTTGCCAGTCCCGAAATCGAAGCCGCGTTTGATGTGCCGGACAGTCAGGCCCGGGTTGGCCTGCTGGTGCTGCGGCAACTGATCTTTGACACCGCCGCGCAAACGCCGGAGGCCGGGAGGATCGAAGAAGCCTTGCGCTGGGGCCAGCCTTCTTACCTCACACCGGAAACCAAGGCCGGCTCCACGATCCGGCTGGGTATACCCAAGGGCGCGCGCTTTGCCCTGTTTGTGCATTGCCAAAGCCGGCTGATCCCGGAATTCGCTGCGGCTTTCCCGGCCTGGGACCGGTTCGAGGGCACCCGCGCAGTACTCTTCAACCACCCGGCAGAGGTCGAGCCGATCCGCCATGGATGGCTGATCAAGCGGGCGCTGACCTACCGCATCAGCCCGCCTCTGGAGATTCCGGCCTGA
- a CDS encoding glutathione S-transferase family protein, translating to MLTLLTYPRNGAVFSLSPFCVKAALLLTFSGKNWTREDLNDPRGMPHRKLPVLRTPGGLVPDSSAIRAWLEQQGTDFDAALGARDRAQAQMLIRMAEDTLYFHVVRDRWDNDAVWPTIRDKYFHEIPALIRRPVTGAIRRSVHNGLVFQGTARFSEDERNQRVEQDLQAITALLKGQDFLFGPQISSADFSVASMLQAMGTTPVRTDLVARILDDTVLKPYVKRVFETVPLP from the coding sequence ATGCTGACCCTACTGACCTATCCCCGCAACGGCGCCGTTTTCAGCCTCAGCCCGTTTTGCGTCAAAGCGGCTTTGTTGCTGACATTCTCCGGCAAAAACTGGACCCGTGAAGACCTGAATGACCCCCGCGGGATGCCGCACCGCAAGCTGCCGGTGCTGCGCACGCCCGGCGGGCTGGTGCCGGACAGCAGCGCCATCCGCGCCTGGCTGGAGCAGCAGGGCACCGACTTTGACGCCGCCCTCGGTGCGCGGGACCGGGCGCAGGCCCAGATGCTGATCCGGATGGCGGAGGACACGCTCTATTTCCACGTGGTGCGCGACCGCTGGGACAATGACGCGGTCTGGCCCACGATTCGCGACAAGTACTTCCATGAAATTCCCGCCCTGATCCGCCGCCCGGTCACCGGCGCCATCCGCCGCTCGGTGCATAACGGTCTGGTGTTCCAGGGCACCGCGCGGTTCAGCGAGGACGAGCGGAACCAGCGTGTTGAACAGGACCTGCAGGCTATCACCGCTTTGCTGAAGGGGCAGGACTTCCTGTTCGGGCCGCAGATCTCCAGCGCCGATTTCAGCGTCGCCTCAATGCTGCAGGCGATGGGGACAACCCCGGTCCGCACAGATCTGGTGGCCCGCATTCTCGACGATACGGTGCTCAAGCCTTATGTTAAACGCGTGTTTGAAACGGTGCCGCTGCCATGA